The genomic DNA GTGTAAATGGGGGGTCAAAGTAGCAGATCCTGCTGCACCCCACTTTTTTTTATACGTATAAGAAGCAGGCGGTTTCCAGCGCTAAAGTGCGTTAattccagctccggggaccccctgctcctcggGGAGAGGGGACTTCCCGGGGAAGATGCCGTCTGTACTTCATGGAGCTTTAAATTCCCCCGCACCAATAAGACGCCGCTACACACGACAgagttcctattggcccgcgtgacgctggggatttaaacctccattttgtttcccctggcggGGAGGGGGTGCTACGGATGGCAccttaagtatctctggaagcaggaggcCACTGTAGATAGGATTGTATGTGAATCAGAATCTAATGTGTCTCACATTTTCAgccaccggagctgaaattaccGCGGTTCATCTCGGCAGAACCcccctgtaaaaaaacaaaataagtgggggaggggaggagctgCCCCTTTAAATTTGCGCTGTGAAGAGTTACCTTCCATATCACAACGGTGTCTGTGCTCTGGGCGACTAGGAGGAGATCTATTTTTAGAAACACGTCCCTGGCTATTGTGCGCAGACACATTTCCTGTACCTCCCCGGCTCACCTTGTATGGGGCGAGTGTGGCTGCGGCCGGTTTCCCAACGCATGATGTCAGACCCATCTGCTGGCTGCGCCTGCTGACATCGGCGGGCGCCCCTTCATTCGTCAAGACCGCTCTGACCAGCGTGGAGCTGGCAGTTCCACCCAGAGGAGACTTTCTGTCCAGCGCAACTTTCTCTttactgcggggggaggggggtgcacaaTGGGAACTGAGGGTCTCATGCTGAATTTATGTGTACGAACAGAATGTGGATCAAGCAAATCCCTCTGTATCATAAATCATATTACAGTGTTCTTAttccacgcaggagagtgacagagagacgcaTTAAGACAAGGCATCCTCTCTCTAGGCGAGTTTATTAAACCCTTCGTAAGGAGTTTATTAGCCTTGGCGCACGGGAAGAATTTGGTTAACTTCAGATAATCCCCTTTCCAAAGCTTCTGAAAGCCCGCAGTTCAAAAAGCGCACATGGAGATCCTACCTCCAATAGGCCAATCAGGTGGGATCGCGTTAAAAAAAACCGGGGCAGTATTATAATGGCGTACAGTATGTCTCGCTGTCTGATGTGCAATGGGTTTAAATTATGACGGAGTAGAAGAATGAACCTCCATGCTACCAGACAATACCCATCATGTTTGGGATTGTGGTGTATCATTTGTTTCTCGGGAAAGGCTGTGTACCTTCTGCCTTTCCAATGTACGCCGGATGTCAACCAACTTGTACAGAGGCAAAGGACTGAAAGATAGTCAGAGGCATTCAGGTTGTATGTGAACAAACGCACCTGGTTGCAGTATATACAGAGAGATCAGACAGGGCAAATATTTTGCAAGCATGCCGGCTTGGCCCCTGCAAGCAAAAAGGTTCAATCTTGGGGGTTCCATCCGTCTATTTAATGCAGCAATCCATGTggaccagatttttttttttacatagtattgaagcaggggttctccggggctgaaccccattaatttcagctctggggaccccctgcttcctgagatacttacctccgtagggggtgccggtagccgtttTGGCTAGCtgtggttcatgtaatggcgTCATTCAAATCTCCCGCGTCCCACGGTCCAATAGAAAGTCACAACGTCATACGGCATGGCTTCCTATCGGCCCACATgaacaggacatttaaacaacGCCGAGATCAGCACCGGACtttattctcccctccccccccccccccgagatgaCCGCATTTCCACAAAGATAATTCTATGCTAAACTACAACCGTTAAGTACCAAGTGACTTATACCTCCCCAAACGCTCCTTCATACAACAGGTAAAGAGAAATGTGAACAAACCTGATCacgcctgagatacctgggaaatatgctaatttaaatagTTTGAATATactgtgcatatttaaattagcatatttcccaagcATCTTAGGTGTGTTAAGTTTTGTTCACAAGTATCTCTCCACGTATTGTATAAAGGAGTGTCTGGGTAGGTATATAAGTCACTTGGTACTTCCTAAAAATAGGACTCTCTCATCCCCtcatctctctgcccctccctctctccccactccccctctccccactccccctctccctcccccctcccccaccccccatcctcctcacccgctccccctctctcccccagcaaacctcacatttcagggtctggatgggtgtaatgCCACCTTTAGATATGATTTAACTATCATCCTGTTAAATCCCTAATTTAACGTTAACAAAACTTTTTGGTGATGTGCcctgttgggggggcgggggggggggggggaggccttaATCAGCGTCTCCATGCCTTGTTTCAAATGATCTCCTTTTTTTTGCAGATCTGCACAGTTTGTAGAAACCTAACGAGctgtatggggtttttttttgtggcaATTTCCACCAAGATTTAACCAGAAACACCTTTGAAGAAGCATGTTCTGACTGGACAATACCTTACCCGTCAACGCTTAGAGAAAGGTGCAGCAGCTGATCTGTTTGCAGCTCGCTGGAATGCTGGGGTGTCACTTCTAGCAGATCactgctctctgattggctgtGTCCTCTCCGCCGCATCTTCACATGCAGGCTTCTTTTCACCCTACTGTACAAAGATATTTCTCCACCTTATAGAAAAGAGTGTACGTTACAGACACAAAATTGACGCTGGAAAATGTAactatttgttttaaaaaaaaaaatcgtatcTAACATGGTCGTTATGTTGGTCCAGTAAAAAGCCTCACAGAATCCCGTTGTCTCTCTGGCAATGTTATTATGTAGGGGCCGCGCTGTATTTCGATATGTAAATAAGTGTCACTGAAATACGTTGAATTCTGAGACTTCTACTCAGGCAATCCTCCTCTGCAGTTAGTTTACAGATAGATATCCAcatcaacctacagtatgtttgCAAAGCGGCAAACTACACCAGCTCCCCTGTAGTGTATGGGAAGTTTTATTTTCAAATATTCAGTATTGAGAAGGCCTTCAAAACGTCCAGCACCTAATAGGTtaatgcagtgtttttcaacaggggtttccTTGGAACAATAGGGATTCCCAGGCACccataaagggttccctgcaattttcaggtcatttgaaaatggtatcaaatacagaagaatttacaatgtatcagaTCTCAGAAACGCGATTAGAgatggtcggggttccttacaatgcctctgatcgtagacacgctattagagagggttggggttccttacaatgtatctgatctccgacgcgctattagagacggttggggttccttacaatgcctctgatcgcagacacgctattagagagggtcggggttccttacaatgcatctgatctcagacgccctaatagagagggttggggttccttacaatgcatctgatctcagacgcgctattagagagggttggagttccactgaatttcacaatataattatagggttccttgatcaaaaaaggttgaaaaaaaCACTGGGTTAAATAATCTATAGTGCCCGAGATTCGTGACCAGCCTTTGTTCTTGTCACATTTTAACCTTGTGTTTATAGCACTTCCAATGATGTTCCATGTCTGattgtctgtttgtgttttcaCTTAAATCTGTAAAACCCAGCTCAAGATTCGCCGGTATGAAGCATTTCGTTTGCAAGTGGTCAGCGGATCGTACCTTTTTGCAGGTGTTTTGACGGCTGGCCTCCGACTGATTGTCCGTCCAGTTTGACAGGATGGATTTGACCCGTGGAGCCCTCGTGACTGCCATCGCTGATAGAAGACCCCGTGCTGCCCCATTCCGTTCTCCGTAAGGGGACTGTGGAAGAACCTGGATGAAGAGTTAGAAGTTATATTATAAGATATTGTGCACATCAGGGCTCTTCAAATGTGGCCCGCTGAGGGCCGTAACACGGCCCCCCGACTCTACGCTGCTAAAGCAACGACCGGTAGTATGATATCAGCAGCAGCAAAGTATCATTTTTCActtgtaatataaatatttatgGTATCTGGAGACGGGCGGAACTGCCAAAATCCGTTCTGCGGTGAAAAATCCATCGGCGGATTGTTCCTGTTCGAATCCGGGCGGAttattgaagaagaaaaaaaaccgccattggatacaatccgctggtgggtTTTACCCATCCTCGGATTCCGCAATCCACGGCTGGATTGTAAGTATCCAATCCATCAGGTCCtttaaaatatatacaggcataccccgctttaagtacactcactttaagtacactcgcgagtaagtacatatcgcccaataggcaaacggcagctcacgcatgcgcctgtcgtcacgtcctgaacagcaataccggctccctacctgtaccgaagctgtgcgcaagcggggagactatagagcatgttacacatgtgttatttacatcagttatgcatgtatataacgattgcagtacagtacatgcatcgataagtgggaaaaggtagtgcttcactttaagtacattttcactttacatacatgctccggtcccattgcgtaccttaatgcggggtatgcctgtattgcgcaatccgcggattggattgtcagtgataaaaaaaaaatcagaaaaggcAAACAGCGGCGGATCCAAATCcgataaaaaaaaagtgtgcccaCCTCTAATGGTACGAATGTTATACATGATAATGTAACTTTGGATGCAACGCCCCCATACCTGATGTTCTTGTGCTCTTGGATTAAGCGCAAAAGGGATGTTTAGCTCTTGGTAAAGATATGCGTGATTTACCTTCTGTGATTCCCCCGTCTATGTTTTCCATGTGTGAGAACCGTCCATGGCCGGCGTCTTCTTCTCCTACCCTTCCTGCAGCGCTTTCCTCCTGTCTCTTCCACTCCACACTGCTGCCGGGGAAGCTCATAGTGATCCCATCAAGGGAAGCTGTTTCTTTCCGAAGTCGTGGTGCAATCTGTTTGTTGTTCGTGCTCCTCCACGCCGGGACCGTTTCACCGTAAGCGGTGGCCCGGTTGGAATGCCCACTTCTTGGGATATCAATTAACACTTTCTTTGCTACACTGGGTGGGAATGGTTGACGTCTGTAAGGAAGAACCACGGTTTGCTGGCCGGCGGCCTGTGCTTTTTCACACTGCGATGGTAACGAAGGCTGGTGACTAGAGCCAGGTTTCTGAATACTTTCCAGAGATTGAGTTGGTCGACCCAATGCACTATGTAAGTCACTCTTCACTGGATCTGTTTTTCCCAAAATACATCTTTCGTGGTAACGAGACTCTGCCTCTTGCTCCGACTCATCTTCAAAGCGCACGCGCGGGGTTGGTAACCTTTGCTGCGGCTTTTCGGTTAAGTTGATTGCGCGTTTCTTTGATGAAGAGTCCTTGTCATAACTTTCTGCTACGTTCACGGCCTGGATCCTGTGACACGGAAAGACAGCAAACTTTAGGCATGTCATCTTTGTGACGTAAATCTTTGCATTCGAGCTGAAGACGAGACCTTCACCATTTCAACATTTCCATTAAATGTGCCCCCAAAATGTACCTTCTATCTCTTCTCTCCCACTGCCTCTCCTAATGAGACTTGATACCTGGTCTGACTGAGAAAGGCATGGCACCTCCCGACCATTGCAGCCTTTTCCCTTCTAATTCTTGTGTTTACACACAATCCTGTTTTCCTCTAGGTtggtggttctcaactccagtccgcaaggacCACTAATAGtccaggttttacggatatccctgcttgagcagaGGGGGCTCCtccaaaatgattgggccacctgttcTAAATgagaggatatccttaaaacctggacgGTTAGTggtacttgaggactggatttgggaaccactgctctaggtTTGCAACATGCACCCTCTGTACAGGTAAATGTGGCTGCATTGAGTCCATGTACAGGTAAATGTGGCTGCATTGAGTCCCTTATGAATATCTGAAGAAAGAAATCACAAGGGGGCATCCTCCTAGTAGACAAAATAATTGCAGAAAAGAAGTATACGTTTCCTATTAAAAACATATCAGGAGAGAGGGTTGAGTTGACCTAATTAGAAGGATATAATCAGGCAGCTATATGGGCCTCAGGGGACCAGTAAAACCCTCTTCACAGACTGGCGGAGGGTATGGCCTTGGCCCGGACTGGATGGGTGCTGGCCGGGGTGCTGAAATAGTGGAATAGTGGGACTTCAAAGGGTTCAGTGGATCGGTAGGAAGTGATGGTGGAAGTGGTGGCATCTATTCCTCCCCCAGCTCCCCCGCCCTCGCTCCCTCCCCCggctcccccaccctcactccctcccccaacTCCCCCACCCTCGCTCCCTCCTCTCTTATGTATCTATTCTTATATTTCTACAATCAGTTAAAATACAATGCAATGTATCTCCAATATTAGTCATAGTATCCCTTGGTATTTATCTATTGTTTAATAAGAACTTTTGCATCTCTGCTCTCCTGTATACCCTTGTAATGTTGCTTACTACTGCTATTACTTTTCTGTAttaacagtattattattatttgtattatgatGAAAACCCCCAATAAAAGTGTTTGAAATAAATTCAGGAGAAACCACTCACCAAGTcataaactccccccccccccagtatttcCGGTCTTATTTTATTATGACTATTTAACTTTTAGCCTTATGTAGCCATGTAAACCCCTGGGGTACTAATCCTCTACCTAACACATAAACCctgtaccagcgcaggcagtgttagggttaaatctgtgcccatgctgctgcagcagtaaacaactcccttgagtgacgggggtgggcctaaggcctgggtactaccctatcaggggctcagaccctgggtataaaaggggctgcagatccaaatttaggCAGTGTGGAAGTGTgaagccagggctctggttcaccttccttcTCCTCCCCCGGGGAGTGGGAACAGCTAACCCATATTCCACCAGGGGAtatgggagtcagggatagaactttggggcctcaagccctgggagttgagtccagggacccaaGAAAGAACATGTAGGCTGTAATTGCTGAATAAAGACCCTGATTCTGTTTATTATACTTCCACCTTaggctgcagttcttcagggGGACGGaagagtgttttccacaggggacaGCAGCTCCCTatgataggccctgtgggaatggaggcgctgtaccaagagAAAGAACCACTCagcactgaaagcctgtcctgcttATCCCCAAACAACACCGGCGGATGCTCAGGGCCTTgatgtgaaccaacaggtagcaccaACACCAGGTAACACCAGTGAATCTCCCTTAGGATCGGGGAACACGTGTTACACTTATAttttgcaattattttgtttattaATTGCGCTCCCTGGCAACACGCCCCGCTGGTTTTCATCTTTCAACGTGTTGCCTTTGCAGGCCAGGTTTCTTCCACCAAAGATAAATAAACATCATGCTTCCTTTCTTCAGACAAACCACTGTAATAATAATTTGTATTATTAATGACATTACTCACCGCCGCTCTGTTACTACTGTGTGGTCAGCTTTCAATGGTCCGTTAGCTGCTTTGGGCTTGGAGGAGAACTTCTTGATAATCTCACTTGGTGCTGGGGGTCTGTTTGGGCTCC from Ascaphus truei isolate aAscTru1 chromosome 21, aAscTru1.hap1, whole genome shotgun sequence includes the following:
- the LOC142472018 gene encoding uncharacterized protein LOC142472018 isoform X2, with the protein product MDNISGSNVKGLDGFYTELRRKYPNTFILATDQGKGSSLAQKLPRLEPRASPSPFGIQSASPSNTRSPQRWTPDSFLHKVQVQKAQRGQRQQVETPRCSGGTVIIQDKAISVPSWDRRDYHGAQSRLSFRLPSLRTQVEQNQAALKNRLNTPKEGDHDPRCNQNTTVRQSSNAKTTESWSSSESVSARASPHGQINVSAVKPDLLGTIMKELLPNKPGRLMNDLPKNSRDPLYKNGGCISDSDSGISVCTPMRVFRPKSRSPNRPPAPSEIIKKFSSKPKAANGPLKADHTVVTERRIQAVNVAESYDKDSSSKKRAINLTEKPQQRLPTPRVRFEDESEQEAESRYHERCILGKTDPVKSDLHSALGRPTQSLESIQKPGSSHQPSLPSQCEKAQAAGQQTVVLPYRRQPFPPSVAKKVLIDIPRSGHSNRATAYGETVPAWRSTNNKQIAPRLRKETASLDGITMSFPGSSVEWKRQEESAAGRVGEEDAGHGRFSHMENIDGGITEGSSTVPLRRTEWGSTGSSISDGSHEGSTGQIHPVKLDGQSVGGQPSKHLQKGGEISLYSRVKRSLHVKMRRRGHSQSESSDLLEVTPQHSSELQTDQLLHLSLSVDGKEKVALDRKSPLGGTASSTLVRAVLTNEGAPADVSRRSQQMGLTSCVGKPAAATLAPYKSPFLPKMMMQKLLKRGRDKKYLVRDPSPPPQGPRNPLQSTTSSAALRAKAKREHAQLSSQLSARQVTVYSDSSRVVELQRPEIGFQGLHLAKRSQNHNAETAGTLCGRGGFQLENGLLSFPRLQTTGIPGLTLNA
- the LOC142472018 gene encoding uncharacterized protein LOC142472018 isoform X3 gives rise to the protein MDNISGSNVKGLDGFYTELRRKYPNTFILATDQGKGSSLAQKLPRLEPRASPSPFGIQSASPSNTRSPQRWTPDSFLHKVQVQKAQRGQRQQVETPRCSGGTVIIQDKAISVPSWDRRDYHGAQSRLSFRLPSLRTQVEQNQAALKNRLNTPKEGDHDPRCNQNTTVRQSSNAKTTESWSSSESVSARASPHGQINVSAVKPDLLGTIMKELLPNKPGRLMNDLPKNSRDPLYKNGGCISDSDSGISVCTPMRVFRPKSRSPNRPPAPSEIIKKFSSKPKAANGPLKADHTVVTERRIQAVNVAESYDKDSSSKKRAINLTEKPQQRLPTPRVRFEDESEQEAESRYHERCILGKTDPVKSDLHSALGRPTQSLESIQKPGSSHQPSLPSQCEKAQAAGQQTVVLPYRRQPFPPSVAKKVLIDIPRSGHSNRATAYGETVPAWRSTNNKQIAPRLRKETASLDGITMSFPGSSVEWKRQEESAAGRVGEEDAGHGRFSHMENIDGGITEGSSTVPLRRTEWGSTGSSISDGSHEGSTGQIHPVKLDGQSVGGQPSKHLQKGGEISLYSRVKRSLHVKMRRRGHSQSESSDLLEVTPQHSSELQTDQLLHLSLSVDGKEKVALDRKSPLGGTASSTLVRAVLTNEGAPADVSRRSQQMGLTSCVGKPAAATLAPYKSPFLPKMMMQKLLKRGRDKKYLVRDPSPPPQGPRNPLQSTTSSAALRAKAKREHAQLSSQLSARQVTVYSDSSRVVELQRPEIGFQGLHLAKRSQNHNAGGNIASHKSSPPGLLL